GCGCGGCGAGTGCGCCTGCGGCCGTGAAGGTTTCCTCGCTCGCAGGTTTTCCGGTCAGATCGTCGGCCAGCGCGCGCATGGCCTGCGGATCGGGGTTGACCGCCGTGAGGCCCACTCGTGCGGCGACGATCGAGTCACCGTCGAGCGTGACCTGGGCGCCGGCGGCGGTCACCGCCCAGTCGCCCACGCGTCGTTCGACTTTCGCGTACGCGCTGGAGGTGCGGTGCCGCACCGGGATCCGCACCTCGATGAGCATCTCGTTGTGGGCCAGCGCGGTCTCGTACGGTCCGACCAGGAAGTCGTCGATCCCGATCTCGCGTTCGCCGCCCGGCCCGCGTGCCAGGCACACCGCGCCCAGGATGCGGCACACCGTGGTGAGGTCCTCGGCCGGGTCGGCCTGGCACAGCGAGCCGCCGAGGGTGCCGCGGTTGCGTACGACGGGGTCGGCGATCACGCGTTCGGCGTCGCGGAAGATCGGGCACACCGCGGCCAGCGGGTCGGACTCCAGGACCTGGCGGTGCCGCGCCATCGCGCCGATCCGCACCAAGGTCGGATCGGTGACGACGTAGCCGAGCTCGACCGCGAGGTCGTTGATGTCGACGAGATACTCGGGGTTGGCGATGCGCAGTTTCATCATCGGCAGCAGGCTGTGCCCG
This genomic window from Mycolicibacterium goodii contains:
- a CDS encoding FAD binding domain-containing protein, encoding MQVPGPFEYERATSVDHAVGLLDRLGEDARIVAGGHSLLPMMKLRIANPEYLVDINDLAVELGYVVTDPTLVRIGAMARHRQVLESDPLAAVCPIFRDAERVIADPVVRNRGTLGGSLCQADPAEDLTTVCRILGAVCLARGPGGEREIGIDDFLVGPYETALAHNEMLIEVRIPVRHRTSSAYAKVERRVGDWAVTAAGAQVTLDGDSIVAARVGLTAVNPDPQAMRALADDLTGKPASEETFTAAGALAAQACEPVTDTRGSADYKRHLAAELTTRTLRTAVERVRNTPAPEGN